A genomic region of Luteitalea sp. contains the following coding sequences:
- a CDS encoding ribbon-helix-helix protein, CopG family — MALSKKKKTITIALALADDRLLSRAARERGVSRSEFIRQHVARALEQYRRRPKPTSAGIVRALTERGDERELFGGGR; from the coding sequence ATGGCACTTTCCAAGAAGAAGAAGACCATCACGATTGCGCTCGCCCTGGCGGACGATCGGCTGCTCTCCCGAGCTGCCCGCGAGCGTGGGGTTTCGCGCTCGGAATTCATCCGGCAGCACGTCGCTCGCGCGCTCGAGCAGTACCGCCGGCGTCCCAAACCGACGAGTGCGGGCATCGTCCGCGCGCTGACAGAGCGGGGCGACGAGCGCGAGCTGTTCGGTGGTGGCCGATAG
- a CDS encoding DUF4160 domain-containing protein has product MGKYRRGGYVFITWKGDHPPRHVHVYRDGKLIVKWDLDNQKPMKGAATRRILELISELEAEGLL; this is encoded by the coding sequence GTGGGCAAGTATCGGCGGGGTGGGTACGTCTTCATCACGTGGAAAGGCGATCACCCGCCGCGGCATGTGCACGTTTATCGCGACGGCAAGCTGATCGTGAAGTGGGATTTGGACAATCAGAAACCGATGAAAGGCGCGGCGACGCGGCGCATCCTGGAACTGATCAGCGAGCTGGAGGCTGAGGGGCTGCTGTGA